The genome window GATAAAGCGAACTAAAATGAACATGACAATAAGACGGGTCATGCTTGCACTTTGGCTAAGCCTCTTGCTGTTTGTCCAGAGTGTGTTTGCAAGCGTAACATCTGTCCCCGACTCTACAAAAATATTTTCGATAGCAGACCTGCGTGAGTTAGTGATGCAGAACAATCCGGTCGTTAAACAAGCCGGGTTACTGAGCGATGCCGCGCGGGCGAGGGTAACCCAGGCGCTTGGCAGTTTTGACCCAAACCTTAAAGCATCATTCGACCAGAAACAATTTGGTGGAAAAAATTACTATAACCATTGGACGAGTGAACTAAAAGTGCCATTGTGGCTGGCAGGAGCTGATTTAAAGATCGGGTTTGACAGAAATGTGGGCAGTTACACTAATCCAGAAACTACCACGCCGCTGACAGGTCTGGGTGGCGTGGGCATTAGTGTGCCGATTGGCCAGGGGCTGCTGATTGACGCTCGCCGAAATACCCTGCGTCAATCGCGCGTCATGGTAGCGTATGCCGAAGCAGAAAGGGTCAATGAGATCAACAAAGTTTGGTTTCAGGCTGTGAAAGATTACTGGAACTGGTTTTATGCGCATCAGCAATACCAGCTCATCCGTCGTGGCGTCGAGTTGGCAACCACGCGCTACACCGCCACGCGTAATCAGGCATTACTGGGCGAAAAGCCTGCAATTGACTCCGTAGAAGCATTTATTACGGTGCAGGAAAGATCGATCCAGCTGGCTAAGATTGAAATCGAGATCCAGAATTCCAGATTGCTTGTTTCCAATCACATCTGGGACGAAAAAGGAAATCCGCTCGAATTGCCGGAAGACGCCGTTCCCGTCAACGCCGACTCCGCTGTGGCTATTGTATCGGCCAACCACCTCGATGATTTGCTGAACCGTGCCGAAGACAACCACCCCAAGCTTCAAATGCTTCGCAATAAGGGAGTCCAGCTCGCTATTGAACGCAATTACCTGCGCGAAATGCTGAAACCAAAACTCAATGTCAGCGGCTCGCTGCTGACTACACGCAGGGATTTTAATTCTTATGTACCTGATTACTACGACATTGGATGGAATAACTATAAAGTCGGTTTTGATTTCTCGTTCCCGCTGTTCCTGCGCTCGGCACGGGGTAAACTGAGTGAGATCAAAGTGAAGCAAATGGACCTGAACCTCGATGTTCAAAACGAAGCACGAACCATTCAAACCAACATCCGCAGCTCGTTCAACAACCTGAAAGCATACCAGGCGCAACTCACTATCCAGACGCAAAGCATTGTGAATCAAAAATTCCTGGTTCGCGGTGAACTTCAAAAATTTGATCTGGGCGAAAGCACATTATTTCTAATCAACAGCCGCGAATCCAAGCTCATCGACATGATGATGAAACAAGCAGAACTTGTAACCAAATACCAGCAAGCCCTGGCAGACCTCTACTACGAAGCCGGGGTGAATCAGGATTGATTGGTTGTCGCTTATGCTCGCGCCCGGCTTACGCAAAAGGTTTTTCCCAAAAACTCCTGAACAAATTTCCTGGGTGTGGTAGCGAGGTAATACCTGAAGTCTTTAATGAGGTGACTCTGGTCGTGATAGCCGAACTGGGCGACGAGGGTTAGCCAGTCCACTTCGTCTTCTTGTTTTTGAATAAATTCGATAACCTGTTTGAAACGAAGCAAGCGGGTAAGTTCTTTGGTAGAAAATCCCATGTATTTTTTGAAACGCATTTGCACCATCCGCTCGGATAGATTGGCGTCAGCGGCAATTGCTTTTGAAGGTTTTGCAAAATCAATGTTGCTATCTTCAAAACCTGCCAGCAAGGGAATGCTTTCTTTTTCAGGTGCTTTGATAAATGCATGACCGTGTGCGATCAGCAACCCAATGCGGTCTTCGGTTGTGGGCATTCCTGCAAGTGCGTTCCATAACGCGTCGAATCCGGCAATGCCCAGCAACTGGTCGGGATCATAGATTTTTTCGGTTTCCATTTGTTCCGCCGGAATGTTGAAAAGCCTGTAAAAGCCATTGTGGTTGAATGTGATTACAATGATGTCCGTTTCCGGCAACACCTCGTAATGCAGCATTTTCCGCAACGGGCCCAGCATTACAACTTTTCTCGTTTCGTGCTCCTGAAACGCGCCATTACCAAACGACAATGGTAAAGGAACACCAAAATTAAATATCAGCAT of Dyadobacter chenhuakuii contains these proteins:
- a CDS encoding TolC family protein is translated as MNMTIRRVMLALWLSLLLFVQSVFASVTSVPDSTKIFSIADLRELVMQNNPVVKQAGLLSDAARARVTQALGSFDPNLKASFDQKQFGGKNYYNHWTSELKVPLWLAGADLKIGFDRNVGSYTNPETTTPLTGLGGVGISVPIGQGLLIDARRNTLRQSRVMVAYAEAERVNEINKVWFQAVKDYWNWFYAHQQYQLIRRGVELATTRYTATRNQALLGEKPAIDSVEAFITVQERSIQLAKIEIEIQNSRLLVSNHIWDEKGNPLELPEDAVPVNADSAVAIVSANHLDDLLNRAEDNHPKLQMLRNKGVQLAIERNYLREMLKPKLNVSGSLLTTRRDFNSYVPDYYDIGWNNYKVGFDFSFPLFLRSARGKLSEIKVKQMDLNLDVQNEARTIQTNIRSSFNNLKAYQAQLTIQTQSIVNQKFLVRGELQKFDLGESTLFLINSRESKLIDMMMKQAELVTKYQQALADLYYEAGVNQD
- a CDS encoding AraC family transcriptional regulator translates to MTKRSIGTHFDAPSALADVIKHFYCIQTDLNFERTPQNLSPSLEIMLIFNFGVPLPLSFGNGAFQEHETRKVVMLGPLRKMLHYEVLPETDIIVITFNHNGFYRLFNIPAEQMETEKIYDPDQLLGIAGFDALWNALAGMPTTEDRIGLLIAHGHAFIKAPEKESIPLLAGFEDSNIDFAKPSKAIAADANLSERMVQMRFKKYMGFSTKELTRLLRFKQVIEFIQKQEDEVDWLTLVAQFGYHDQSHLIKDFRYYLATTPRKFVQEFLGKTFCVSRARA